The segment AGCCATTTTGCTTTCGTGCATGTTCATAAACTCTTTTAGTTTTTACAAAGAGGTGGGTCCCCCATGaagtctttcccttttctaaataAATCATTAAGAAGAGCATATCTTATTACTGTCGGGGGTTTTCCCCCTttggaaataaagaataaaaattgaagTCAAAActgcagggaggggaggggtggggggtgggtgggaaaaaGGAGCCTTGTTGGTGTTTAATACCAGCTGAGTCAaggaaaaagagatttttttttaatttttgtgtgtttttttgtgatttttttttaaattttgttttgtttttgtgtgttttttttccattctttctaggTAGCTTGCAAGTATGAGTACTTCTAGagccctttttccctttcttttcctttttgattttgcaaaaggggagagggggaaaatggGGATGGTCTCTTACATGCAAACTCTTatttttgaagaaggaaaaaaatgtgggaCTGCAGGCTTGGCAGGTAGTAGGAAGGTAAGGATGTGTTGAGCCATTCCGGTGCAGTATTACCTCAGTTTTTCCAAAGTGGATGTCCCAGCCGAGTCCCTGGGAGCTGCTTCCCGCTCCTGACGTTTGCCCTTACAATTCTCATCCCTCAGGGTTTTTGAGCTGGATTTGTGACGGTATAACTTTTTGTGTGTTGGTCCATTATTGCCTAAAGTGCTCAGGTTGCTATAGTTTTTATCCAAGAAGGGAGAGTGAATGTCTGAGTTGTACCCCACTGCATTTGTCCGGCCAGGATCACCTACACCTGCTTTGCCACTGCTTCTGCTTGAACTTTTGGGCAACCTGTGGTTCTTACTAGTTCCTGGTGAGCCACCATTGGCCTTTTTCTTAGACTCTTGTGGTGTTCCGGCCAAGATTTTTAGGGTTTTTAATTTCAGGCTGTTGGACTCAGGGGAGCGGTATGTGTTAGGAACTCCATGATGGCCAACTGGACTCCAAAGGGGCTCCATGGAGGCCATCATGAATCTCTGCACGTCGGCCATGCCAGAAGCAATGTTGGATAAGATGTTGGAAGGTTCTTCAAATTCTCTCTGGTCATCATCCAGGAGGTTATTGGCATTGGTCATGCCTACATCAGTCCAGCTTGTGCCATTGTCCTTCCCCATTGCCCACTCCCCAGAGAACTCCTTGTGGCCCGTCATCTTCACAGGGCCTGTAGGGCCACCGTGGTGTACACATCCTGCCAACAACTTTCCTGTGGCAGCACTGTTGAGCTGACCACCTCCTCGGATGATGCCAACTTGAGTTTTCTCGCCATTGGCTACAGCTGCTGCATACTTCCCTTTCCTTGTTGACTTGGGAGTCTGGCGGGAGGCTTTGCCAGGTGACTTTTCAATTCCTTTATTGTTGGCTTTAGAGGCCTTTTTCCTGGTGCCTTTTGGGGAAGAGCTTTGGTTTGTAGCCCCACTCTTGCTGGGTGAACTTTTCTTTTTCGATTTTGACACTTTGCTATTGGTGCTAATTTGACCAGATGGCTCATTAAATGTTGACAGGCAAGGATTTTTTTGGAGTAGACCGACAGAATCCTCATCATTGAACATATGGAACTGAAATTGATGGTTACATAGAGTAAATCCATCACCTGTCTCATCTTGGTGTGAAAGGCTGCCACAATCCCACTTGACCTTCTCTCCATTGCCCAAAGTGGCTGGGGTGCCCTCTGGGAACACCTTTAGCACCCCTAGTGTCTTGCCATTCTCTGAGCCCGTGATTTGTGGAGAAAGGCTAGGGGTGTCTGGTGGGGACATCTCAGAGAGAGATGAGTGGCGGAACTTGTCTGGTGTGAAGTTAGAGATGTCCAGGAGGTCAGTAGACTCCTTCAGGGGGGAGATCTCGTCAATGCTCTGCTGGATCACCAGCTTGGGGCTGCAGTGAGCTAAGAAGTCATCATTGATATCCTCGTCACCCTCCTTTTCACAAGACTTCAAGCTCAAGGAGCTGTAATTGCTTGAGCTGACTGACAGCGAGCCCACGGAATCAAAGCTAATGAGCCGGCCATTGTCTGTGTTGAGCGTGCCCCGCTGGAAAGGAAAGCAGCCCTCTGCATTATTGAAATGGCAGGGCTGATAGGCATCATCGGATGGCAGCTGGTTGTCCTGCATATATTTAGCATGGTATGGGTGCTTGCTGCTCCCCATTGGGCTATACATAGCAGCAGACAGGTTACCCGCTGCTGGAATTGTTTCGGAGCCACCAAACTTACCTGAGAGATCCCTGGCCGTCTCTCCTGGGGCACTGGCCACAAAGTCCTGAGGGCTAGTCATCGCCTTGATGGACCAGACACTTCCAAAGGGACTTGCATTCATTTTGAGGGGATGGGGCGAGTGCTGCAGCTCAGACTCAGAAGGTGGAGAGAGCACACAGCTCTGGCCAGTTTGGAGAGATGTGAATGCTTTTTCGGGTTGGGCAAGGGCAGCAGAATGCTGTCCCGGGGGATGGTGGGTGAAGTAGGAGATGGCAGTAGTATTTGATAAATCTGATGCATCTAACAATGTCTGCAGATACCCTCCAGGGATAACGGGGACATTGGTGGCAATATTAGCAGATGGCAGAGGCGTGTCAGGCGAGCAGGTGGCTGGTAAGAAGAGAGAATTTTTAGCAGTGTTATCTTCGCGACAATGCGATCGGTGGGAGCTTTCTGGGGCTCTACGAATGTTCTCCTTCAGACTGGAGCCTGCTTCTTGGCCTTCCAGGGCTGGCTGAGTGGCGGCCTTGCCATTTTCTTGCCCTGCTTTATTCTTCTTGCTTTTTAACCTGGCTTCGCTCTTAAATTTGATTCGATGGAGCACTTTCCTCTCTGGCCCTTTCCGGAACTCTCGGTCTTGTGATCGGTTCTTCACTGAGTCAGGCCCAGCCACGTCCTTGAAATGCACTTCGCTGGCAGAGCTGGAGGCAGCTCTAGCCCCGCTATGAAGTGTGCCTTTCTGGCAGGCATCTTCTTTACTGCCACTGCCTTGCTTCTGCTCACAGGAGAAGGAGCCCTGTTTGTTTGCCGATTGCTCAATGGCTTGGATTCTCTGGATCCTGTGGCGGTTGGCCAGTTTGCACTTTCTTTTCCGAGGCGGAGTTGGGAATGGGGCCTCGAGGCCATTCGGGTGGAAGTTCTTCTTGTGACAGAGGGTGGATCTAAGGGAATGGAGGCGGCTCTGCTGCTTCTCTTGCCAGAAGCCCTTCAGTGGGGCCAGCCTGGCATATTTGTGGAGCAGGTCCTCACTCAATGTTACTGTCATCTCACTGGCATCCACCTTACTCAGCTTCACCAGCATGTGCTTCTCACCCTTGAAGCGATTGATGATGATATATTTGATAATGACCGGGGGTTCCTTGCGGGATACTTTCCGCCTCTTCTTGGGGCACCACTCATCATCGTCCTCCTCCTTCTGCCCATCTGGCTGCCACTCCTTCTTCTCACACATCCTCTCGCTGTCTATGGAGTCAACATCGTATAGATAGTCTTCACTGTATCGGACTTTCCTTTTGGCCCTCAGTCCATAGTTCTGCtggatggtggtggtggaggaaGAGGAGCCAGAATGAGAATCGCGAGTAAGATAGCGGCTACAATCCTTTATCTCTTTCAAGGCATCATATGAGGATTCGGTGCAGGAACTGTCATCGCTCAGCTCCCCAGAGTCCTCGGCAGAGTTGGCAGAGTCAAGAAAGGGGTTCCGCTTGGAATTCACATACTTGACTGCATCAGAGCCCTTGCATGGTTTGCTTACGGTGGATGCCCTTCCcagctccttttcttcttccgCCCCCTTGTTCTGGACTTCAGCTTCCaggtctctctttttcttctcctcttcctcctcttcctcctccccccagaTGATACTCTCCACAGGGACTTTGAACTGGGAAGAGTCTCCACTCCGCTTCAGGCCCCCACCTTTTGCCTCCCGCTTGGAGCAGCTGGTGAAAACACTGGGGAAAAAGTTGAACTGGGCATCGTCCTGTAGGACGTTGGTCTTGTCTCGCACATTGTCCTGGAAGGATTCGTATCGGATCTTCAGGGAGCAGACATCGCTGCCTAGAGTTGAGTCGTCATCATCAAACATATAGTTGTCTACGTCCTCCTCTGAAAACAGGTTGACTGACAGCTCATTTTTTGAGCAGAGGTCAAGCAGCTCAATCTTGCTCTCACTAATGAAAGACTCAAAGTAGCCCCATTCCTGATTAGTATTTGAAAGCAGAGTTTCCTCCCCGTTGCATTTATCTAATAGCAATCCCTCATAATAATTTTTCTGAGTGGGGTCCTCTGAGTCGCTGTCagatttctctgtgtctcttttgtCTCCTGCCCTAGATTTATGAAGAGGGAAGCCTAGGAGCTGGTCAGAGAGCAGCTCATCCCCATATCTCATGGTTTCTCCTGTGTTCATACAATGAATCCCTATATCAGAGACAGAACAGGTATCATAATCCCTATTTATATCACCCGGTTTCAAGCTGATACCTGGTTCTGCATCGATTCCATCCTTGGATTCAATGAAGCAGCCTAGGCAAGTCCGACTTGGCTGCATAAGGCAGTCACCAGTAAGGGCCGACATACCTCCGGGTTCCATGATGGAGAGTGGAGCTTTCTCACAGTCCCCTGGCAATGACCATGTGTTCAAGCCCTTGGTTACACCAGATGTCAGGGCAATGGCATGCACAGAGGAGTCATTAGAAGAATGCTCGGGTGCATCGATCAGCCTCAGGGGCGATGGAGGACTTGGTAGGCAGGGCTTCTTGGAAGTTAGAGGCAGAAGGCCCCGGGTAGACACCAGAGTCTCTTTGGGTGTCAACGTCAGGGTCTGCAATGTCGACGCTGCCAGCTTCACCATCAAATCCTGGTCATTTGAGCCTGGGGAAAGGGGGGTGGGTAAGGGAACGGAAACAGAAGAAGACAGGGACACGGTTACGGATTTTGGCGACCTGGcttgttttctgtttccttttttcccctctggtaGGTTGTCTACATTTCTATTCCTTGACCTGTAGAAGTCCAGCAATGCTCAGCTTTTTCATCCCTCAAAGCAGAAACCAGAGCCCTAAAGAACAGCCTTCAAATCTTTGAAAACTCCTAATAGGAGAACACGGCCCTTATTGAAGCTCGGCTTCATTTTCTTCTAGGGGCAGTTATTTCTTCTCGAACGATTATAAAGGCAGGGTTGCAGGATGATCAGATGGGCTACCTCCTTTTTGTTTTAAAGTGAGGCTCTGCCCCATCACTTCATCCTTTGGTATAAGAGGCTCGTGCGTTTCCAAATGCTCACTTGACATCACTACCTCAATTTTAACATGTCCAGCAGTGGAATTCTTCATCTTTTGCCCTTAATCATTCCCCATCCCACTCCCACCTTCAAAACTCTACTTCGGTGGAGTACAACACCACACACAATTTCCtagatttctctccctctctcccctcagaGAGGCCGAGTCATGTTGAATTTTTAGCTCTGTAATATCTCTCACCGCTGTCCTCTTCTTCCTATTTCTACCGAAACCACTCTAGCTTGGTTCCTTGCTATCTTTCCCCTGAACTATTATTATAATGGCCTCTTGACTGGTCTCCCCGActccagtctctctcctctccaatcagTCTTCGACACAGTTGccaaatgaatcttcctaacGTATAGGAAgaatctgatcatgtcacttcctagctggaacTGCTTAAGTGGCTCTCATTGTCTACTTAATAAAACATCAACTCTTAATCTTGGCACTCAGGGTCCTCCACAATCTGTCTCCAACCCACCTTTCCAGATGATCCCAATGGATAtgattccttttcatttattctacATTTTAGTTGACCTGGACTATCCTATGCCCCCCGCCCATTTTCATCCAGCTCTCTTCCTTGTCTTCTCCTTTATTCATTCTATCACCCATAGACTCGGTTACTCCCATCAAAATGTAAtgaaatcttcctttttcttcaagaCCCAGTATAAGGTACCACCTCCagcaggaaagagggagagatctggagtcaaaagacctgagttcaaatcttgtttctgtcACTACTGGTgagatattgggcaagtcatttaacctcaggtTAAATTAGGCCTCAGGTccctcaaatataaaaataaggggACTGGACTGCATCAGAGATGTCAACAACAGCCCAAACCAGACTGAAAAGTCATTGGTAAACATttacaaaaaacaataaaaacacgATAAGGCATATGTaacatcacatttttaaaaatcacccttacctgctatcttagaatcaaggcagaagagtggtaagggctaggtaatgggggttaagtgacttgccaaggaagtatctgaggccagactggaactcaggaccacctgtctctaggcctggctctcaattcattgagttacctagctgcccccagataacattacattttaaaagctaAGTTAATATGTGCCCTCTAAAGATCTGTAATGTACAGATTAGTGGCCTCTGTCTCTATTTGAGTCCAACACCACCAGACCAGATGCCTCGTAAGATCAACTCCAGCTTTAACTATATATTCTTGTGTGAACCCTGATCAGGGTACATCCCTACTCCCACCACGCCCCATCCAAGCCAGGTGAATATAATCTAGCCCTTAAATTTTCTCATAGCACCTGGACTCTGCCCTTGTCTTGCTCTTCCTGGCACCCtttttatctgtgtacatgtatTTCCTCctgaattccttgagggaagggtcTGCCTTTTTCCCAGCATACAGCTCAGGGTCTTGCAAGTTCCATGAATAGCTGCACAGAATTAAACTGATGCCACCTCATGGCATCACATGCCACCAAATTTGTTCTAGGCCGTCAAGCATTAAAATAGGTGACTGaagaagaatactgtacacagaaagtaaagctctgtggaacaatccaatgtaatggactttgctactagtagcaattcaACAAGTCAGGACAcccctgaaggacttatgggaaagcactatgggagtagaaatgcaaaagcaaaacctatgacatcacttatcacatgtatatatggcatgtgatttggggtttggccCATTCTGGACAACTGTGATCACTGAAGTTTGCTAGAACAATATGCCTCCTACTAAGGATGGGCTGAGGAGGCAGGAAGCGGGACTGAACGGTCTCTGAACGACCTGTCCAACCTGGCTCCTTCAATGCCTTTTATCTCACTAAGAAGAAAGCAAGAATCACAGTTGGAGAAAAACCTAAAGACAGCGTTTGGCCTCTATGATTAGAGTCAGAGTAGGGGCtctagagagctggcctcagaagCCCGAAGCCCTGGATTTAAGCTTTACTTTGGTCCCAAAGAGGCCATGTGGCCTTGGACAACTTCTGTCTTGAAGACTAGAAGTTGCAGAGCAGGCACTTGCCCCTCTCTGAGAGGGCCAAAGGGCTACCCTCATCCAGGAGTTCCTTAGACCGATGAAATCTATCTATCCCTATGGATGAGTGTGTTTTTTGGTCCTTGACCTAACAAAGATGGCGATCATGACCGAGAGAATCGGTATGAAAAATGATAGCTGTTACAGCAAGAAAATGAGTAGATTTCAAATTGGAAGACCTGAGGTTCAGGATTTGTTCTGCCATCTAGCTAttaaccccaggcaagtcattgcTTATCCTGTGTCCCTAAGGCGCTTCTCaaaaaaccttcagtggctcTCTGCTGTCAACTCTCAGTGACTTCCATAATCTGTCTTTAATTTACACATCTAGACTTATCTTAAGACTCTTCTCCTTTAATGTGTCATCTACTCTAGCCAAACGTGGCTCCTTGCTGGCCTCTACTCTGGCCATGCCCTCCCCTATTTCTCTGTCTTTGCTCATCTTGTCTCTCCTAGATCATTTCAGCCTCCTGAAGctcttccctttcttcaaggCCCAAATGAGAAATCAGCTTCTTTGTAtcaccttccccttcccttccgaAGTGACAGTGATGTGGTCTCTCAAATAGCACTTTGCCTGGCCTTTCCTTTGCACTTGGCAGACTCTACTATGAATCAGACTTATCTGTTTACTCGCCCTCCCTGTCAGacaataagttccttgagagcagagtctCTATTTCATATTGATCTTTGAATCTCCAAGCATGGAGCCTTGCTTATAACCGTTCTTGAACTAAAGTAGGACTCAAACCAGTCCCTGAAAGTTAGGGAGCATTTTAATAAATGGAAAGTAGCACAGAGGGTATATCCCAGGGGATGGGAGGTGGTTTTGACCTCTTCTAGGCCTTaggtccctcatctgtaaaataaggaggtaggactagatggtctctaaaggcCCTGTGGGTCTATAAACCTTTGAATTGACAATCATACTTAGTCAATTCAATAGGTAGAGTAGACTAGTGGCTTGGGAGTTGGGAGACTCAACTGTtcgtttgaccttgggcaaaccactgaACCTTTTGGGGCCTCTCCTCtgcaaaagagagaacaaaaccTGCCACATAAACCCCAGGGAGATTAAAGGTAGAGGGAAATGTTCCCTATACGtgaaaatatctatagctgcacgttttatagtagcaaaaaatCGGTAACAAAATGGGTGCCCATTGATTGAGGAACCACTGAACAAATCACGCTATATGACTGTAAAGGAAGATTATTGTAAGATACAATTGTAAGATATTGTAAGATACATAAGAAACAATTATGAAGAACTCAGTGAAATtcgagaagacttgtatgaactgatacagagtaaaataagaacCATGAGAGAGCTAGACATGACATCATAATATCATCTCAAgaatgtaaaggaaaatgacaccaaaaatatcaaatatatatatatatatatcaatgcaGCGAATGACCAATTTTGATTCTGTAGTTCTGATGAAACAAATCTCCTTCCTCCTAGCTGAGAGGTGTGGAGTGAAAATATGTGGAATGAGACATGATCACAATTGTTTGCTTtgtaaacaaaaccaaagcaggGAACTTGCTCTTCTGGCCAGAATGTATTTCTGATCAACTGCACCAAATTCTCAAGGAAAGAAGATACCCCATTGACACGGCAGCCATCAATTTAGCTTGACTAGAGTAGATTAGCAAAGGGCAGGATCATCAGGAAATCTTTCTGCTACAttacaaattctcttcctccctctaatTACCGAGCCAGGCTGTCTGCATGGACCACATGCCAGAATTGGCCAGAAACGATGGGGCTCATCCAAATACGTGTTTTTTTCCCCTCGTGGCACACCTTTCTCTGCGTCTCCCGAGATGCAACTACCAAGGACTAAAGGACagtgaataaaagaaaattgagcTGAACCCTACCAATAGGGTGGGCAAATGATATCAATAAGGAACTTAATGAGGAGGCCCAGCAGTTGGTCACATATCCTCGGCTTCTCTGAGAAAACGGAGGAGGCAAAAATAGGTTGGGAAGCTGCACATAAGAGAACAGAAAACCACAGAGGTAgcctgtttttgttttgataaaattaaaagagattttagaGCTCATCTACTCCATTGAGGCAACTGATTTGCCTAAGACGacacagataataaatggaaGAGTGATACGGATCAATGAAAGTGTGTGAAAAGGTACTATCTTCATTTGGGACCAAGGAATACCCTTTAGGGGAGCATTAATAAAccttttatttgaaaactgtttAACGATAGAGTACAAGCCATGGGATTATCTGCAAATTAAATGCAAGTTTATCCCGGATTCACTCTTCTTGGGAAAATTTTAATCCAGAGCCCTGTACTACCAACACAGACCTAGAAACTCCATGAACTTGGAGAAAAAGAAGCTACAGGGCAACACATCGGCCTAACGActgctaacatttaaatagcttTTTAGAGCTTACAAAATACATTAGTGCAAGTATTAgcttcttctccatttttcagcTGTGGAAACTTAAGCTCAGAGAGAAGTGATGACTTGCCTGTGGCCACACCACTGGTAAATACccaagctgggattcaaatccagctccaaTTGCTAAATCCGGTTCTCACAATCCTCCCACAAAACCAGGCTGCCTCTAGTCAGTGACACCTTGGCCTTCTAGGCCAATTGGCAGTATTGGCCTATCCTCTCTCTCAGCTCTCCAGTGTGGCAcgataaccaaaaaaaaaaaaaaaatcccacgaGAATCGGAAGGTGAGAAGTGAAAAAACTTCATCTGGGGAGTGATGGGAATGGGTGGTTTGCAAGGTTTCCTTACCATTTTCTTTCATCCCATTAATCAGTCTGGTTCCTCCGTCCTCTGAGGCAGATTCCTTATCTTGTTGGTCATCCATCAATTTAACCTTTTAGTGTTTCAATCCATACCCTGCTGCTTCTGTCCAACCTGCATGTTTCCAAACAAGTAATTAGAGTCATTCAAATTGGCTGCAAGAAGCTCACAaagctgaaaagaaaacaaaaggttcTACAGAAAACCTGGAATTCAGCTGTCCTCCAGACTGGGCCTCGTTATCTCTACGCTTTCAGATTCTTATACCCTACTGGGTACATCGAATCAAGCTGGAGAGTCAATGAACTTCCCTCACACATTCTAGGGCCTGATGCAACCTGCCCAGGCCTGGGTTAGGGCTCAAGCTTCTCTATCACATCAGTGGACAAAGTGCTTTTTCTCCACCTTCCTCACAAACCCTGTGCGGAAGGTAGAGACGCCgttattctctataaaatggaggttcagagaagggaagggactcatccaaggtcacacactgaGTTAGTGGCAGAGCCTAGACCCAGAAGGTTTAGGCCTTCAGACTTCCAGGATATTGACCTTTCTACAACACTGTGCTAGCCTCTTCTCTGGATCTAATTCTGCAAGCTCAGTCCAGGGGAGAAACTCTGCCCTAATTAATGACAACCTCGAGCTCGGAGAGGTCTCTGGTGAGAGGGAGTTTCTTAGTCATGATGGTCAGGCCTTTCCCCTCACCTTGGGGAAATGCAAAATTCCTAGTTCTCCAGGTTCCCAATCAGGAAGGGAAGGATCCAGGATAGCCTTTTAACTTTATTGGCTCAAGAACTTTCCTGAGCAGGAATTAATCAACTCAAAGGATGGTGGGGCTGAAATAGAGTCCCTATCCAATTCGGATGGTCAGAGGCTCAATTAAATGGACTCAGCTTCAACCAAGATATGGTAGGTACCCACTTGTTTAGAGTATTGGTGGGGTGTAACATACAACACAGATAACTAGGATACACGATACATGATAAATGCAGCAGAGAGGTGCAAAGCAAGGTCCTATGTCAGAAAGAATGATAgggttggggtgggaggagaaacgAGAGGAGGTTTCCTGGAGAAGACGGCTTCCGAGTTGAGTTTGAGAGGCTGGGCATGAACTCAGGgagcaaagagagggagagaggatatCCCAAGCAGTGAGAACAGTATGAACAAAAGGAAAGAGCTGTCAGAGTTGAGAA is part of the Gracilinanus agilis isolate LMUSP501 chromosome X, AgileGrace, whole genome shotgun sequence genome and harbors:
- the NEXMIF gene encoding neurite extension and migration factor, with protein sequence MDDQQDKESASEDGGTRLINGMKENGSNDQDLMVKLAASTLQTLTLTPKETLVSTRGLLPLTSKKPCLPSPPSPLRLIDAPEHSSNDSSVHAIALTSGVTKGLNTWSLPGDCEKAPLSIMEPGGMSALTGDCLMQPSRTCLGCFIESKDGIDAEPGISLKPGDINRDYDTCSVSDIGIHCMNTGETMRYGDELLSDQLLGFPLHKSRAGDKRDTEKSDSDSEDPTQKNYYEGLLLDKCNGEETLLSNTNQEWGYFESFISESKIELLDLCSKNELSVNLFSEEDVDNYMFDDDDSTLGSDVCSLKIRYESFQDNVRDKTNVLQDDAQFNFFPSVFTSCSKREAKGGGLKRSGDSSQFKVPVESIIWGEEEEEEEEKKKRDLEAEVQNKGAEEEKELGRASTVSKPCKGSDAVKYVNSKRNPFLDSANSAEDSGELSDDSSCTESSYDALKEIKDCSRYLTRDSHSGSSSSTTTIQQNYGLRAKRKVRYSEDYLYDVDSIDSERMCEKKEWQPDGQKEEDDDEWCPKKRRKVSRKEPPVIIKYIIINRFKGEKHMLVKLSKVDASEMTVTLSEDLLHKYARLAPLKGFWQEKQQSRLHSLRSTLCHKKNFHPNGLEAPFPTPPRKRKCKLANRHRIQRIQAIEQSANKQGSFSCEQKQGSGSKEDACQKGTLHSGARAASSSASEVHFKDVAGPDSVKNRSQDREFRKGPERKVLHRIKFKSEARLKSKKNKAGQENGKAATQPALEGQEAGSSLKENIRRAPESSHRSHCREDNTAKNSLFLPATCSPDTPLPSANIATNVPVIPGGYLQTLLDASDLSNTTAISYFTHHPPGQHSAALAQPEKAFTSLQTGQSCVLSPPSESELQHSPHPLKMNASPFGSVWSIKAMTSPQDFVASAPGETARDLSGKFGGSETIPAAGNLSAAMYSPMGSSKHPYHAKYMQDNQLPSDDAYQPCHFNNAEGCFPFQRGTLNTDNGRLISFDSVGSLSVSSSNYSSLSLKSCEKEGDEDINDDFLAHCSPKLVIQQSIDEISPLKESTDLLDISNFTPDKFRHSSLSEMSPPDTPSLSPQITGSENGKTLGVLKVFPEGTPATLGNGEKVKWDCGSLSHQDETGDGFTLCNHQFQFHMFNDEDSVGLLQKNPCLSTFNEPSGQISTNSKVSKSKKKSSPSKSGATNQSSSPKGTRKKASKANNKGIEKSPGKASRQTPKSTRKGKYAAAVANGEKTQVGIIRGGGQLNSAATGKLLAGCVHHGGPTGPVKMTGHKEFSGEWAMGKDNGTSWTDVGMTNANNLLDDDQREFEEPSNILSNIASGMADVQRFMMASMEPLWSPVGHHGVPNTYRSPESNSLKLKTLKILAGTPQESKKKANGGSPGTSKNHRLPKSSSRSSGKAGVGDPGRTNAVGYNSDIHSPFLDKNYSNLSTLGNNGPTHKKLYRHKSSSKTLRDENCKGKRQEREAAPRDSAGTSTLEKLR